In Nitrososphaerota archaeon, the sequence ATCACCGATTTGAATGCGCAGAGAATCGTCATAGACTCGGTCTCAACTCTCTACATGACGAAGCCTATGATGGCGAGGTCAACATTAATGCTCATTAAAAAGGTCCTTGCTGGCTTGGGTTGCACAGGCTTTCTTGTTTCGCAAGTAAGCGTTACAGAGAGGGGGTTTGGCGGACCTGGTGTTGAACACGCTGCTGATGGGATCATTAGGCTTGATCTGGATGAGTTTCAAGGTGAACTTAGGCGTTCAATAATCGTTTGGAAGATGCGTGGAACTGGGCATTCTATGAAGAGGCATCCGTTTGAAATAACGAGTAAAGGAATAGTTGTTTACCCGGATAAAACTGTAAAAGTTACCGCTGAAGGAGGTGAGAGCGCGTGAGCGAGGTAGAAGTACCCCTAAAACCGTTAGGGCGTGAGGATATTCAAAAACTTGAGGCGGTCCTCCTCCTAGGAACAGTTTCAAGGAAAGATGTCATCGAAAAGATGCGAAGTGCAGACCCGAAAGACCGCATAACCTGGATAGACTCGCTGGCTGTCGCAGCGGGCGCCCTTGCGAGGGAAAAAGCTGGAATGAGCACCCCAAGGATAGCGGATGAACTTGGTAGGGGCGAGCAGACCGTAAGGGCCCACTTAACAGGAAAGACCGAGGCTGGGAAACTTGTGAGAGAAACCTACGAAATGCTCCTCAAAGGCGAAAAAGTTCTCGCATTCATGGTTAAAGAAACCGAGACTCCACAATCAAAAGAAGAGATCGAAAGGTTAAAGGTTGAAATCGAGAAGGAGAGGCGGGAAAAGGCTGAGCTTCAAGAGAAGATCAACAAAATGCAGAGCAAACTCGAAAACGCCGTCAAAGCATTAGGGGAAGTGCTTAATCAACTAAAAGCCTAGCAGATAAAAGAAGTAGAGTAAGCAAACTACGGAGAAAAATGCTGAAATCTGCTTAGACAAAATTAGTTGGCGTTCTCCGGATCGAAATAATTGAGGATTTTTCTTTGGGAAATGCTTTGCTGACGGCTTCTCCTATCTTGTGGGCAAAAGGCTTAAAGAATGGTGTCTGGTGTTAGGGGGTGGGGTAGCGGATTGGCTTCGGAGCCGATGATCAGGACAAAGATCCTCGTAAGGGAGGTTATGAACAGCCCAGTGATAACGTCTGAGATCGATGAGTCGGTGAGGGAAGCCGCTAAGAAGATGGCTCGCTTTAAGATAGGTAGTGTTGTTGTTACTGAGAAAGGTAAGCCGATAGGGATAGTGACGGAAGGGGATATTGTGAGGAAGGTTGTTGCTGAAGACCTTAAACCGAGCAGAGTGAAGGTAGGCGACATCGCCTCTAAACCTCTCCACACAATCGACGCTGGAAGTGACATAACTGAGGCGGCGAAGAGTATGCGTAGGCTAAACATAAAGAAGCTCGGTGTAGTCTACAAGAATGAGCTTGTGGGCATAGTGACTACCTCAGACCTAAATGCGGTTACACCAGAGCTTGTAGGCTTGCTGTCAGAGAAGGTGAGGATAACAACAGGTGAGTCTCTCAGGGTCAAAAGCCCTCTTGCGGGGTACTGCGACTCCTGTGGTGAATGGTCTGACACACTTATCGAAATAGATGGTAGATTTCTCTGTGAAGATTGTAGAAGTGAAGTTTCACAAGAACCCGCTGAGCTGCCTGCTGAAGAGTAGATAATTCTCGGCTGCGTGTTATTATGATCAGAGTTTCTGATTATATGACGCCCATCGTAGCCGTAGTCTCCCCCTCTGATACGCTTGCAGCGGTTAGGAATGTTATGCTTAGGAAGCGTGTGGGGAGGGTGCCTGTTCTAGATGATGGGGGTAGGCTAGTGGGCATAATCAGCCGAACCGATCTAGCCTTAGCGCTTAAACTGGGTGGACCACCTTGGCGCCGAAGACCCCTTGAATACACCAGTGTGTGGGAGGTTATGTCGAAACCAGTCTTAACCATTACACCTAATGAACCAATCTGTAAGGCGGCTAGGATTATGCTGGATAACGGAGTAACAGGGCTTCCTGTAGTGGAGGAGGACAAGGTTATCGGGATGATTTCAACCAGTGATCTTACAAGGTGTTTGATGGAGCATGGCGACCCCTCTAAGAAGGTTAAGGAGTGTATGTGTGGTGAGGTAGCAGTAGTAAAGCCGCTCTATACCCTCAACCGCGTGATCAAGGTGCTTGTAGAGACGCCTAGCCACAGAGTCGTGGTTGTTGATGCTGAGGGTAGACCTATCGGTATGATCACACCAACCGATCTAGCCTTTGTGCAAGTAGCGCCACCAAAGAAGAGAGGCGGCATAATCTACGATGATGGAGCGCCTCAACCTACTAGAAGGATGAAGTATCTTGCTCTAGCATACGCTAAGGATGTTATGAAGAGCCCGCTCCACTATATCTCAGAGGAGGCTTCGGTGGTGGATGCTGCATCACTTATGAGCAGCGCAAGGATAGGTGGGTTGCCGGTATTGGATAAGAGGAAGAACCTCTGTGGGCTCTTCTCCAAGTTGGAGGTTTTAAAGCTTGTCAAAGACCTCGAGGCTTGAAGCCACTAGGGTTTCTGAGCTGCACCTAGAGCCTAGTTATATTGTGAGTAAGGCTCAGAAGATTTCGGTCGCTATAGAGTTGATGAGGCGGTATAATGTAGATAGGGTGGTAGTAGTCTCAGATTCTAAGGTTGTGGGTGTAGTTACGTTAAAGGATGTCTTCTCTAAACTCTCCTCTAAAAGGATGAGGGGGCTCTCACCGACATCGCTCTCTGTCGCAGCCTTCACCTCACCTAACATAATTACCGCACAGCCAGAGGAGAGAGCCCAAGAGGCTGCGGAGAAGATGCTGAGGCATAATGTGTCTGCGCTTCCAGTAGTTGGGGATGATGGTGCGGTGAAGGGGTTGGTGACTAAGCTACTCCTCATTCCACTTATGTCAAAATCTAACCTATGCTGTAAAGAGTTTGCAACCCCTTCTTACCTAACCATAAGCCTAAAGTCTAAGCTCTCAGCCGCTCTTGAGAAGCTTAGCAAAACACCTGTTCGAGACCTTATTGTGGTTGAGGCTGATAGACCGCTTGGGGTTATCGGTGAGCGTGAGGCTGCTTTCACCCTATTTAACCTCCTTAGGATCGATCAGATAAGGCACTTCGACACATTCATCAAGAGGTTGCTCGTGGTAGATGCGATGAGGAGGCTCAACGTAGCGTTAAGCGGGGAAGAGAGTTTAAGGGAGGCTGCTAGGGTTATGAGGAGCAGCGGAGCCAACACCCTTCCACTCGTCAAAGAGGACAGAGTGGTTGGTGTGGTTAATAGGGATAATATTTTTGAGAGGCTCCTGCAGCTGGAGGGGAGGTAAGGAGGTAGGCTGTGGATAACCCCGCGCTTCATCGTAGACTCTATGCATGGAAGCCTCGCTAGAAAGCTAAGAATCTACGGCTACGACGTCATCTACGACACTAAGCTCGATGACAAAGACCTCCTCACCAAGACCGCTGAGGAAGACAGGTGGCTCCTAACCTCAGACCGAGACCTATACCTAACAGCCCAGAAGAAGGGGGTGAAGGCTTGCCTACTCCTCGGCAAAGACGACGCGCAGAGGGTGGCTGAAGTGTTCAATAAGCTCGGTGTGGAGCCTCCGGAGCTGAAGGCTGAGGGCTCCAGATGCCCTGTTTGCAACGGGCTACTAGAAGCCTGCGACCTAAATGAGGTGGATACCACTCAGAAATCTGGGAGGAGATACTATAGGTGTGCGGAGTGCGGTAAACTGTATTGGATTGGGAGCCACTGGCGGCGAATCAAAGAGTTTGATAGACGGGTAAGACAACTCCTTAAGGCTTAAAGGACACCTTAAGGATAGAGTGGTGGCTATGGCTGGTCTTAGTGATGAAGATGGCTACCTCTTAGTTAAGACCGCTAGGCGAGCAGCAGAAGAATACGTAGTTAATGGTAGGAGGTTAAAGTTGGATGAGGATTTTCGCAGAAGGTTCGGCGAGAAACGTGGGGTATTCGTCACGATAAACGCGGTAAAGGGTAGGGAGCATGAGTTAAGAGGGTGCATAGGTTTGGTTCAACCCAACATACCGTTGAGTGAGGCGCTGGTGGAAGCGGCTATAAGCGCTGCTACATCAGACCCACGCTTCGAACCAGTTAGAGCAGAAGAGTTCAGCAACCTTATCTTTGAGGTTAGCGTCTTGACGAAGCCAGAAAGGCTCAAAGCTACGTCACCCAAAGAGTACCCCAACCTGATAAAGATAGGTAGAGATGGTTTGATCGTCGAATACAGGTTTCTGAGCGGACTCCTACTACCACAAGTCCCTGTGGAGGAGGGTTGGGATGCTGAGCAGTTCCTCTCCTACGCTTGTATGAAGGCGGGTGCACCCCCAGATGTCTGGCTTCTCCCAGAAACGAGGATCTACCGTTTCGAGGCAGAGGTCTTTAGTGAAGAGGAGCCGAATGGTAAGGTTGTTAGGAGAAGGCTGATTTGAGGAGAAAAGCTCGGTTTGAAGAGGGTCTACTTCCCCATCTTCGGATCAGGGCTAGGCCACGCCGCTAGGATGGTTGCCGTAGCATCGAAGCTTAGAGAGATGGGTGTTGAGGTAGCCTTCTCATCCTACGCTGAAGGTGCTGAATATGTGATGCGGAGGAGATTCATCTGCTTCAGAGTGCCTAGGTTGGATGTTGGTTGGACAGCTTCAGGCAAGTTTGAGGGGCTCCTTAAGACCTCTAAAAGGCTCCCTTGGCACATAGCCACATTCATCCGCCAAGTCGTCGCAGAGAGGAAGATCATGAGGCGTTGGAGACCAGATCTTGTAGTCTCAGATTCACGCCTCTCAGCAGTCATAGCCGCTAAGAGCCTAGGGTTAAAGTGCTTCGTCGTCACGAATCAGCTACGCATACTCCTCCCGCCTAAGAAGAGGAGCAAGCGCACAAAACCCATCGAACGCTTCCTAAACGAGATCTTAGGAAAACTCTGGAATTTAGCAGATAAGATCTTCTTCCCAGATCTGCCACCGCACCTAACCATATCAGAAGAGAATCTCTGGTGGATCTCAGCAGTAAGAGGGAAGGCTGAGTACGTAGGCTTCATAGTTCAACCGTCGAAAAAGAGCGCGGAGGAGGTTAAGGACACTCTACTCAAGCTGGGTTTAGACTACAATAAGCCACTGGTCTTCATGCACATCAGCGGACCATCCTTCACAAAACCAGCGCTGATAAGGAAGCTGCTTGATGCAGCAAAGCATCTGAGAGAGTTTCAGGTTGTGATATCTGAGGGCAGACCAGATGGGAGCACAGAGGTTAAACGCATCGACTCAGCCTACTATTTTGAGTGGTGCCCCTTTAATGAGCAACTTATGCAGGCCTCAGACATACTTGTGGTGAGGGGTGGTCACTCGACTTTAGGCTCGGCGCTGCTGCTCGGTAAGCCTATGCTCATCATACCTATAGCAGACCACAGCGAGCAGTTCAGCAACGCACAAAAGATGGTTAGGTTGGGTGTAGCCCTTTGGCTCGACCCGCTCACAGCAGAGCCAAAAGATATTTGCGAATCCGTACATAAACTCTACTCAACAAACATCTATAAGAGTAGGGTAGAGCGTCTTTCAAAAGAAGCTTCAAAGTATAATGGATTAGGTAGACTGGTCAGCGCGGTGATGGATGCGTTAAGATAACTCATCAGTGAGCCTATGCGCATCTAAAAGCCCCTCTATTAAATCAACCCTCGAAACACCTCTAAGTAGATATTCAGCTGCTTCGTCCAGATCAGAGATAGGTCTACCCAGATTATCTAAAACAGTTAACCTACCTTCACCCACATCTAAGGGTAGTGGGCGCTGTAGACCGATTTTCTTCGCATACACACCAAGCTCATCTTCGGTCAAGAATGAGGCTGGTGAAAATATATTCACACCTTCTCTACAGGCATATTTTAACACATTTTGTAGGCTTCTGCTCCTAAGATCAAGTGGCATAAAGAGAGAGCCTATCTTCTCTTTTAAAGCAACTTTAACGCCTAACACAGCAGCAAATTCAGACCAGCTGAAGCTAGGCTCTAATCCAACCACGCTACTACGCTTAGCCACATCTACATAAAGTAGCTGCAGACTCCTTTTAGGTACGCAACGTCGGAGTAGAGCGAGGTTTTCGAGGGAGCGGAATAGTGCCTCTGGTTGAGAAGGGTAGTTGGTGACTAGATATGTGGGGGTGAAGCCAGCCCGCTGCATAACCCAGCCACCGACCAAAGATCTCAGAGTCGGCTCTACCAGTATTAGACAACTCCCTAGAGCGCCCGACGGTAGCCCGCCTGATCCCAAGTAGCGGTGTGTGAAGATGTATGCGGACTCTTTTGAGATGAGCGCATAGACCACCTTATCAGGTCTTTTTTCATCCGGTCTAGCTCCCCTACCACCAACTTTACCTATCAGTGTTGAGATGGCTACAGATTGTAGGTCAGAAGCTCTGTAGCCTATGTTTCGCAGGGCCTCAACCTTGACTGAGAAGCGCTCGTTATCAAATATACCCCTCTCACCAGCGGCAACAATCGCTTGCAGCGCTTCATCGAAATCTGGTTTTACTTTTTCAGCTAGAGCTGCGTAGGCTACGCCAGAGAACCGAGAGACGACTTCAGCCACATCAACCACGTCAGGGGTGCTGATCTCGATGACCTCATCCTTAACCTCAACCGAATACTTTGAGTCTACGAATGAGGGGAGGGACTCTATGAGGAGGGTACTTAACACATCTATTTGAGACGCAGCCTCAGGAGAGGGTTTGACTACGACACATCGCATATGTAAGCGGGCTAACCATCCTTATAAGAATGTATCTAGCATAACCTTATTCTGCTGACGGGGGAAGGTAGAGCATATTGAGCTTAGTAGAGGTCTCTGAAGCCTTTAGGTTGGCTGATGGATCTGGGGTTAAGATCAGAGGCTGGGTGGCTTCAAAGTCAGAAGTGGGTGGCATAATCTTCCTAACAGTAAGGGACGGCACAGGTTACATACAAGCAGCTGGCAAGAGAGGAGTAGTTAAAGAAGAGGTCTTTCAGAGCCTTAAGCGTGTCACAAAAGAGTCTGCTGTCGAGATAGAGGGGGTTATACGTGAAGATAAGCGGGCGCCGAAAGGTAGGGAAGTAGCTCTAAATTCATTCAACATAATCGCTTTGGCTGATAAGTGGCCTATAACCAAGAGCGCCGTTAAATCCCCAGCCTTCCTCTACGACTATAGGCACCTTTCGATAAGAGGGCGTAAAGCCTCGGCGGTGATGAAGATAAGATGGGGTGTCATAAGAGCCGCTATAGAATTCTTCACAGAAAGGGGCTACTGGCTGATAAGCGCACCTACCATAGTCCAGTCTGCGTGTGAAGGCGGCGCTACACTCTTTGAGCTCGACTATTTCGGTAAGAAGGCTTATCTAAGCCAGAGCGCTCAATTTTATGAAGAGGCTGCGATCTGCTCGCTAGGTAAGGTCTTCGTAATTCAACCAGCTTTTAGAGCGGAGAAGTCCAAGACAGCCAAGCACCTAACCGAATTCTGGATGATAGAAGCTGAGAAGGCGTTTATGGATCAAGAGGAGAACATGAAGCTGCAAGAAGACCTTATCACATACATCTGCAGAAAGGTAGCGCAAGAATATAAGAGTGAGCTCGAGGTGCTTGGGCGCGAGTTTGTCCCGCCTGAGCCGCCTTTCCCAAGAATGACCTATGACTATGTTTTAGAGTTCGCTAGAGAGCACAATCTGGAGTTCAAGTGGGGTGAGGATATACCTACTCCAGTGGAGACGCTTCTATCAAGAAGCCAAACTAAACCGTTCTTTATAACTGATTATCCTCTTAGCGCAAGAAGCTTCTACCATATGACGAAGCCTAACGACGATAAGATCACGCTTTCAGCAGATCTTATCGCACCTGAAGGACACGGGGAGATAGCTACAGGTGGGCAGAGGATACACGACTACCAGACCCTACTTAAGAGAATAGAATCCCAAGACCTACCAAAAGAGAGCTTCAGCTGGTACCTTGAGCTAAGAAGATATGGTATGCCACCACACTCAGGCTTCGGAGTTGGTGTGGAGCGGCTTACTAAGTGGATTACAGGGCTAAAACACATAAGGGCTGCAAGCCTATTCCCACGCACACCAACAAGAGTCAACCCATAGACTTAGAGCGAAGACGAGCGACCACTTCAGCCACCTTTATGGCCCTCTGCGCAACCTCGACAGCATCAGCACCAAAGATGTAGGCTGAAGGCTCGATCCAGTAGCCTCCAGCGTCTACAAACACATCAGGTAGGGGCTCACCACGCTTACCCAAATTTAGAACCTCCTCAGCGACCCGAGCTTGCGCCGCATCGGTGTTTGTAGGCGGCTCACGCCTATTAAATACGTAGACGCTGAAACCAAGTTGCTCCAAAGCCTCTTTAACAAACCTATTATACGCTATGTTAATGGCTGCGTGAATAGCAGGGTTAACATGCATAGCGGCAAGCAGAACCGAAGCAAGATGCCTTGATGCACCGAACTCGGGTTGCGCAAAGGCTTTAGGCGCACCATCAATTCTGGCTATGCGCCCAGGTATACCAGCCACATCCCTAACGCTCGTAGCGTCAGGGGTAGCTTCGACAATATTCACTAGAACCTCTGGTATTAGTGCTGCAAACTCCTTCGATGCCTGAATCAGGTTTACCGCAGCCTTAAGGTTACTTAAGATAATCTGCTTCCTATCCACAGTTGGTAGACCCTTTGAGTAGAGTTGAATGCAGATATCGCAGCCCTCTGCGTGTAGAGTTGGAGCCCTTTTCTTGTGAGTCATGCAAATGGAGCCTTGGCACTTTAAGTTGGTGCAGAGGGTGCAGATGCCCTTCACCGCCTCTGAGGAGGGTAGGGTGCCTGAGGCTAAGCCTGAAGCAAGCCATTTGGAGAGTGCCACTATCTCATCTGAGTAGAGGGGCTCTTCATCTACTTTAAGCCTAAGGTAGCCGCTTACTGCTGGTTGAGTTACGCCAATCAAGTCAGCGATCTTGGCTTGGCTGAAGCCCTTCGCTTTAAGCTCCTTTGCCACAAGAGCTCTGATAAGCGGGAGTAGCTCTTTTATGGCTACTTCGCAAGGAGGCTTCATCATAATAAGTCGTTTATCAACATGGTTATAAATAGATTTATCTCAAATCTTCTTAGATGAAGATATGAAGATTCGCAAGCCTCCGGAGTGGGGTATAACCCCAGTCCCACAAAGCCAAAGAGTGCTTCGCGCCATAGATCTAGCGGTCTTCTGGACTAGCCTAGGTACTGGGCTACTGGTGTATCAAGCCGGCGCTTTACTTGTCCCCTCCCTAGACTTCTTAACCTCACTCATAGTGATCACAGCGGGCACACTCATAGGAACCCTACCACTTGCTTTAGCCGGTATGATAGGCGGTAAGGATGGCGTACCAACCATGGTCTCACTTCGCCCATCTTTCGGCATAAGGGGCTCCTATTTCCCGACTTGGCTTAACGTAGTTCAGCTCATAGGCTGGGGTACGCTGGAGATAGCGGTGATGGCGAAGGCAGGAGACTTAATCTCATCGACTACAGCAGGCTTCTCAGCCTACTGGCTCTGGGTGATAGTCTTCACCATCTTCACAATACTCATGGGGATAGGTGGTCCGCTGCTCGTAGTTAAGCAGTGGCTCGAGAGATTCGCCTTCTGGCTGCTCTACGGCTCAGCGGCTTGGGTAACCTTCTGGGCTCTTCAGAACGGAGGGTTAAGCAGAGTTGTTGGCGCTAAAGCTGAGGGTGGGCTTCCTCTTCTCTTGGCGCTTGACCTCGTTATAGCTATGCCACTCTCTTGGATGCCGCTAGCGGCAGACTACAATAGGTTTGCAAGCACGCCGAAAGGAGGGTTTCTAGGCACCTACATAGGGTTCGCGGTCGGTAACATAGTAGGCTACGCGATAGGCAGCATACTTATCCTAGCAACAGGCTCAGCAGACATAGTAGGCTCATTCGGCTACCTCTTTCTAGGCGCACCAGCTCTACTACTCATCCTCGTCTATGAGTTGGATAACTGCTTTGCAGACGTGTATTCAGCAGCGGTATCTGTGCAGAACAACCTACCTAAGCTGAAGCAGTGGGTACTCATACTGCTGATCGGAGGCATATGCGCAGCCCTAGCCCTCTTCATCAACATCGAAAACTACATCTGGTTCCTCTTGTGGATAGGAGCTACCTTCTCACCGATCTTCGGGGTTGTACTGAGCCACTACTACATCCTAGCGAAGCAGAAGATAGATGTGGAGCAGCTCTACACCAAAGGGGGCGACTACTGGTATAGCAAGGGTGTTAACATCTCGGCAATAGCCTCTTGGGCAGCAGGCTTCGTGGTCTACATAATTATAACAACCTACTTATCTTGGCTAGGCGCTACTATACCCAGTATGCTCACAGCAGCAGCCCTCAACATAGCCCTAGCAAAAGTCCAGAAACGCATCCAAGTAGTAGCGAGGCGAACATAAGTGAAGCGCGTACCTAGAGCACTCACCATAGCTGGTTCGGATTCAGGCGGAGGTGCTGGTATACAAGCAGACCTCAAAACCTTCGCAGCCCTAGGAGTATATGGTATGAGTGCCGTCACAGCGATAACAGCGCAGAACACAATCAGCGTCACAGCGGTTCAACCTATAGACCCAGAGATTGTAAGGGAGCAGATAAGGGCGGTGGTCTCAGATATAGGGGTTGATGCTGTGAAGACAGGTATGCTCTACACACGCGACATAATCGAAGCAGTCGCTGAAGAGCTCAGCCAGCTAAAGGTGCCTATAGTTGTTGATCCTGTAATGGTGGCTAAGAGCGGAGCTAAACTACTAAGGGAGGATGCTGAAGAAGCGCTGATCAAAAGAATACTACCATTAGCAACAGTCGTAACCCCCAATCTACCAGAAGCAGAGAACTTAGCGAAGATGAGCATAGAGTGCTTAGAGGACGCCGAGGAAGCTGCCAAGAAGATAGCAACACTAGGGCCGAGGGCTGTTGTGATGAAGGGTGGGCATTTAGAGCAAGACGAATGCGTTGACACCTTATACTATGATGGCGTAGTAAGAAGGTACACAGGTAGAAGGGTTAGTGGAGGTACGCACGGCACAGGATGCACCTTTGCCTCAGCCATCGCAGCCCTATTGGCTAAGGGCTCCGATATCTATGAAGCGGTTGAGAGGGCGAAGCGCTTCGTAGAGGAAGCAATCACATACAGCAAAAGGGTTGGTTCAGGAGTCGCACCAGTTTCACCCCTTGGTAAGACGGTGCTTGATGCTGAAAAGATGAGGGTCTTAGAGAAGAT encodes:
- a CDS encoding KaiC domain-containing protein, which gives rise to MSDRVDVGIPGVNEILNGGIPRRNIVLLSGGPGTGKSIFGQQFLYAGYTLGEPGVLVTLEEHPVQVRINMDRFGWEPRRYEQEGKFAIVDAFTSGVGEAAKRERYVVKDSDDTPSFLDVMRQAITDLNAQRIVIDSVSTLYMTKPMMARSTLMLIKKVLAGLGCTGFLVSQVSVTERGFGGPGVEHAADGIIRLDLDEFQGELRRSIIVWKMRGTGHSMKRHPFEITSKGIVVYPDKTVKVTAEGGESA
- a CDS encoding CBS domain-containing protein; translated protein: MSGVRGWGSGLASEPMIRTKILVREVMNSPVITSEIDESVREAAKKMARFKIGSVVVTEKGKPIGIVTEGDIVRKVVAEDLKPSRVKVGDIASKPLHTIDAGSDITEAAKSMRRLNIKKLGVVYKNELVGIVTTSDLNAVTPELVGLLSEKVRITTGESLRVKSPLAGYCDSCGEWSDTLIEIDGRFLCEDCRSEVSQEPAELPAEE
- a CDS encoding CBS domain-containing protein, whose amino-acid sequence is MTPIVAVVSPSDTLAAVRNVMLRKRVGRVPVLDDGGRLVGIISRTDLALALKLGGPPWRRRPLEYTSVWEVMSKPVLTITPNEPICKAARIMLDNGVTGLPVVEEDKVIGMISTSDLTRCLMEHGDPSKKVKECMCGEVAVVKPLYTLNRVIKVLVETPSHRVVVVDAEGRPIGMITPTDLAFVQVAPPKKRGGIIYDDGAPQPTRRMKYLALAYAKDVMKSPLHYISEEASVVDAASLMSSARIGGLPVLDKRKNLCGLFSKLEVLKLVKDLEA
- a CDS encoding CBS domain-containing protein — its product is MSKTSRLEATRVSELHLEPSYIVSKAQKISVAIELMRRYNVDRVVVVSDSKVVGVVTLKDVFSKLSSKRMRGLSPTSLSVAAFTSPNIITAQPEERAQEAAEKMLRHNVSALPVVGDDGAVKGLVTKLLLIPLMSKSNLCCKEFATPSYLTISLKSKLSAALEKLSKTPVRDLIVVEADRPLGVIGEREAAFTLFNLLRIDQIRHFDTFIKRLLVVDAMRRLNVALSGEESLREAARVMRSSGANTLPLVKEDRVVGVVNRDNIFERLLQLEGR
- a CDS encoding TIGR00296 family protein, encoding MAGLSDEDGYLLVKTARRAAEEYVVNGRRLKLDEDFRRRFGEKRGVFVTINAVKGREHELRGCIGLVQPNIPLSEALVEAAISAATSDPRFEPVRAEEFSNLIFEVSVLTKPERLKATSPKEYPNLIKIGRDGLIVEYRFLSGLLLPQVPVEEGWDAEQFLSYACMKAGAPPDVWLLPETRIYRFEAEVFSEEEPNGKVVRRRLI
- the asnS gene encoding asparagine--tRNA ligase, with the protein product MSLVEVSEAFRLADGSGVKIRGWVASKSEVGGIIFLTVRDGTGYIQAAGKRGVVKEEVFQSLKRVTKESAVEIEGVIREDKRAPKGREVALNSFNIIALADKWPITKSAVKSPAFLYDYRHLSIRGRKASAVMKIRWGVIRAAIEFFTERGYWLISAPTIVQSACEGGATLFELDYFGKKAYLSQSAQFYEEAAICSLGKVFVIQPAFRAEKSKTAKHLTEFWMIEAEKAFMDQEENMKLQEDLITYICRKVAQEYKSELEVLGREFVPPEPPFPRMTYDYVLEFAREHNLEFKWGEDIPTPVETLLSRSQTKPFFITDYPLSARSFYHMTKPNDDKITLSADLIAPEGHGEIATGGQRIHDYQTLLKRIESQDLPKESFSWYLELRRYGMPPHSGFGVGVERLTKWITGLKHIRAASLFPRTPTRVNP
- a CDS encoding putative hydroxymethylpyrimidine transporter CytX, with protein sequence MKIRKPPEWGITPVPQSQRVLRAIDLAVFWTSLGTGLLVYQAGALLVPSLDFLTSLIVITAGTLIGTLPLALAGMIGGKDGVPTMVSLRPSFGIRGSYFPTWLNVVQLIGWGTLEIAVMAKAGDLISSTTAGFSAYWLWVIVFTIFTILMGIGGPLLVVKQWLERFAFWLLYGSAAWVTFWALQNGGLSRVVGAKAEGGLPLLLALDLVIAMPLSWMPLAADYNRFASTPKGGFLGTYIGFAVGNIVGYAIGSILILATGSADIVGSFGYLFLGAPALLLILVYELDNCFADVYSAAVSVQNNLPKLKQWVLILLIGGICAALALFINIENYIWFLLWIGATFSPIFGVVLSHYYILAKQKIDVEQLYTKGGDYWYSKGVNISAIASWAAGFVVYIIITTYLSWLGATIPSMLTAAALNIALAKVQKRIQVVARRT
- a CDS encoding bifunctional hydroxymethylpyrimidine kinase/phosphomethylpyrimidine kinase, which translates into the protein MKRVPRALTIAGSDSGGGAGIQADLKTFAALGVYGMSAVTAITAQNTISVTAVQPIDPEIVREQIRAVVSDIGVDAVKTGMLYTRDIIEAVAEELSQLKVPIVVDPVMVAKSGAKLLREDAEEALIKRILPLATVVTPNLPEAENLAKMSIECLEDAEEAAKKIATLGPRAVVMKGGHLEQDECVDTLYYDGVVRRYTGRRVSGGTHGTGCTFASAIAALLAKGSDIYEAVERAKRFVEEAITYSKRVGSGVAPVSPLGKTVLDAEKMRVLEKISEAVSLLEANSAFAQYIPECQTNVAMALPEPRTLEDVAAIPGRIVNAMSRVKASGCPTFGASRHLASTLLAVSEYTPSVRAALNIRFDEGLLETARRLRYLCSEYDRSKEPPEVKAVEGETTKWGTREAIKKIGAVPDIIFHRGDWGKEAMIVILGKDAVDAVKKALKIIEAHRQEKA